The genomic segment TTGGTACGACCGCGCGGCTCGTGCGTGCCCTGGAAGTGTCCGGAGTCGACATATTGGAGCTCGGCATACCGTTCTCGGATCCCGTCGCGGACGGGCCAACGATCCAGGCCGCGTCCCAGAGGGCTCTCCGGAAAAAAGCCTCCTTGCGTAAGATATTCGAAATGGCCGGGCGTTTAAGGAAAGATACCGCAATCCCAATGGTCTTCATGACGTATTACAATCCCGTCTTCAAATACGGGGTCAGCCGTTTCTTCAAAAGCTGCAAGCGGCACGGCATTGACGGCGTCATCATCCCGGACCTGCCTATCGAAGAAGGTAAGGAAGTGATAAGGCTCGGCAGGGCGAGCGGAGTTGCGACGATCTTCCTGATCGCTCCTACTTCCACGGCTGACAGGATAAACAAGATCGCCGATAGTTCGCGGGGATTCATATACTATGTATCGTTAACCGGCGTTACCGGCGCAAGAAGGACCCTCCCGGCGGAGACCATTTCCAGGATCAGGTCAATCAAGTCCGTTACAAGAAAACCTGTGGCTGCAGGTTTTGGTATATCGAACGCAAAACAGGCCGGAGCGATAGCGCGTGTCGCTGACGGCGTTATAGTGGGAAGCGCTATAGTCAGGATTATTGAGGCTAACAGGAATAATCCGAAAAGGATGCTTTCGGAGGTTTCGCGGTTTTCGAAAAAACTGGCGGAGGCCATACATGGGACCTGAAAAACGTGATAAGTCCGGTAACGGCAATGTCTATGCCGTGATACTCGTAGGCGGCAAAGGGGTGCGGCTAAGGCCTCTGTCCACAAGCGCCAGGCCGAAGGCGTTCCTATCTATCACCAGGGACCGCAAGACTATGTTCGCCCGTAC from the Candidatus Omnitrophota bacterium genome contains:
- the trpA gene encoding tryptophan synthase subunit alpha; protein product: MNRIDEKFGELKAAGMKTFIAYITAGDPDLGTTARLVRALEVSGVDILELGIPFSDPVADGPTIQAASQRALRKKASLRKIFEMAGRLRKDTAIPMVFMTYYNPVFKYGVSRFFKSCKRHGIDGVIIPDLPIEEGKEVIRLGRASGVATIFLIAPTSTADRINKIADSSRGFIYYVSLTGVTGARRTLPAETISRIRSIKSVTRKPVAAGFGISNAKQAGAIARVADGVIVGSAIVRIIEANRNNPKRMLSEVSRFSKKLAEAIHGT